The Psychrobacillus sp. FSL K6-4046 DNA window GATGGACAACATTTAATAGATTTAATTGAAAAAAGCCAACGTACAGGTATGAAAATAGAGAAGGTGCTTGGAGATACAGCATATTCTAGTAAAGACAATTTAATATATACCAAGACAAATAAGGTCCAACTCATTTCAAAATTACATCCGCTGATTACAAATGGCCACCGTAGAAAAGAAGATTTATTTGAATTTAATAAAGACGCTAATTTATATGTTTGTCCAGCGGGTCATTTAGCAAAAGGAAAAACTATAAAAAAAAGAAATACAGATGACAACCGTAACCCTCAAATCAAATATAATTTTGATGTTGAAAAATGTAAAATATGCCCTTTCAGAGTTGGGTGTTACAAAGAAGGATCGAAATCTAAAACATATTGTGTCACAATCAAATCGACAGAGCACCTTGAACAAGAGGCATTTCAGAATACCGAAGAATTTAAACAGCTTGCCAAAGAGCGATATAAAATCGAGGCAAAGAATAGTGAATTAAAGAGTGGACACGGCTACGATACAGCGATTAGCACGGGTCTTTTTGGCATGGAAATACAAGGAGCCACAACCATATTTGCGGTCAACTTGAAGCGAATCCTAAAGTTACTTAACGAATGAGAGCAAGAATAAGGCAATGAAAAAGGGTACTTTCTGTTCAGTTTGAACAAAAAGTACCCTTTTTTAATTTTCAAAAACAAAATTATTATAAAAACGTAAGTTTTTCAGTGCCCTCCAGTGAAACTAGTGGGGTCTTCCTTCTCTTTCGCTTTTTTTGTACTAGCCCTCTCCGTACTCTCTGCAATAATGGAGTATGCTGCTTTGTGTGTATAATCCATAGGTCGTGCATCTGATTTTAAAGGGTCTCCGTATGACCGATCCGTTGTATATTCCTTGGAAGTATTCTGTTTTCCATAGTCATTCATCATTGGCTTTTGTGTACTATCTGCAATTTGGGAGGATGCTTGCTTAAATTCTTGATTTATTGAGGGTTTGGTAGATTTAATGGGATCTCCATAAGCCGTATTCGTAGCAACGTTTTTATTCCCTAATTTAGCACTTTCATTATTTTCTTGCTTCAAGATATGTATGGCCTCCTTTAATCGAATACTATTATACTTTCCACCCTTGTAACAAATATGCAGTCTAGAATAGGTGAAATAAAAAGTGTATATCCAATAATGGATATACACTCATCATTTACGGATTATTCTTTTCCTGAAATATAAGCCCATTTGTAGCTATAATCACCTGTAAACGGATGAGATATAATTCCGTGGACGTATGGTTTTTGTAGTGACATGAGTCCTGACTGATACATCGATGCGACGGAAGCATCTTCCTCCATAATGATTTTTTCGGCTTTTGCTAGTGCTTCCCAGCGTGCCTCAGGCTCCAATGCAAGTTCATTTTTTGCTTGGTCAATCAGTTTATCCAACTCCGGGTTTGAATAAGACATATTATTTTGCGGTGAACCTGTAACAAATAATTCTAGGAAGGTAATTGGATCTTGGAAGTCAGGTGCCCAGCCAGTGCTTTGAATATCGTAATCCTGCGCTGCATCCTTGTCCAATTTCACATTGAATGTAACTGGTATCAGCTTAATAGTAAGCCCTTTAAGATTTCCTTCCATCTGAGCTTTTAAATATTCATCCATATTTTTAGCAAGCTCACTGTCATTACCAACTAATTCTAGCTCTAATTCAGTCAGTCCTTCTTCTTCCATTCCTTCTTGAAATAGTTTTGCTGCTTCTTCAACGTTATACTTTGCCATGTCTCCATTTATATCACGAAAATCTTTTTTATTTTCATCGAATGTCAGTCCCTTAGGCACTAGGAAATCACCTGGTATTGAACCGTTTGCCAGTATAGCTGATGCCAAATCCTCTTTGTTGAAGGACATAGCAATTGCTTTACGAATTTTCACATTTGAAAGGGCTGTTTTTTGACCATCACGTTCTTGGTTTAGCTTCAAATAGTAGATAGTAGGTTTTAATTCTTTTATTACTTCTTCATGGTTTGCATATTGAAGTGCAAATTCTCCTGATAATCCTACACGATCTTTTTCCCCATTCTCATAGAGGTTAACAGATGTAGCTGTTTCCTTGACTACGTCCACATTAACCTTATCCAACTGGACAACTTCAGCATCCCAGTAGGTTGCATTTTTTTCTAATGACCAGGATAAGCCAGTCCCGTCCCATTCAGTTAGCACAAATGGTCCATTGTAGATAAGGTTATCTGAGTTTGATGCATAGGAATTACTTTTTTCAGTTACATATTCTTCATTTTGAGGATAGAAGGTACCAAATGACATTAAGGACATAAAATAAGG harbors:
- a CDS encoding peptide ABC transporter substrate-binding protein, encoding MKKKLLWVFLLTLSILLVACNEDKNTKESSTKEPETTEGKDSAELDEVQELNLVAGAEIPSMDSVLADDAVSFNYLNNVMEGLYRLNQENIPVPAMAEGEPEVSEDGLTYTFKLRDANWSNGTPVTAKDFVFSWRRAIDPETGSSYGPYMMQGLIKNATQISMGEMAKEELGVEAVDDKTLKVTLERPVPYFMSLMSFGTFYPQNEEYVTEKSNSYASNSDNLIYNGPFVLTEWDGTGLSWSLEKNATYWDAEVVQLDKVNVDVVKETATSVNLYENGEKDRVGLSGEFALQYANHEEVIKELKPTIYYLKLNQERDGQKTALSNVKIRKAIAMSFNKEDLASAILANGSIPGDFLVPKGLTFDENKKDFRDINGDMAKYNVEEAAKLFQEGMEEEGLTELELELVGNDSELAKNMDEYLKAQMEGNLKGLTIKLIPVTFNVKLDKDAAQDYDIQSTGWAPDFQDPITFLELFVTGSPQNNMSYSNPELDKLIDQAKNELALEPEARWEALAKAEKIIMEEDASVASMYQSGLMSLQKPYVHGIISHPFTGDYSYKWAYISGKE